A genomic region of Fibrobacter succinogenes contains the following coding sequences:
- the panC gene encoding pantoate--beta-alanine ligase: MQIIKSIDSLRQALAPLAKEGKRIGLVPTMGALHEGHGALIKASVSECDVTVVSVFLNPIQFGKNEDLDKYPKRLEADAKLAESIGADFVFAPSVQEMYPDGDPMTLVRDEQLESMYCGAYRPGHFRGVLTVVSKLFLISGANDAFFGEKDYQQVFLIEKMVKDLNFNIKIHRVKIVREESGLARSSRNEYLTEEERAQALGIYNGLKAAKAAYEAGERSVSKIRDTVVKSIVAARGVVQYVEVASQKTLQKCNGALGEEKAVILAAAFFGKTRLIDNMELN; encoded by the coding sequence ATGCAGATAATTAAGTCTATCGATTCCCTACGTCAAGCGCTTGCTCCTCTCGCGAAAGAAGGGAAAAGAATCGGTCTCGTTCCAACGATGGGTGCACTCCATGAAGGTCATGGCGCTCTTATCAAGGCTTCCGTGAGCGAGTGCGATGTGACTGTTGTAAGTGTGTTTTTAAACCCTATCCAGTTCGGTAAGAACGAGGATTTGGACAAGTATCCGAAGCGCTTGGAAGCTGATGCTAAACTTGCGGAATCGATTGGCGCGGACTTCGTGTTTGCTCCGTCTGTTCAGGAAATGTATCCGGATGGCGACCCGATGACGCTTGTTCGCGATGAACAGCTCGAAAGCATGTATTGCGGCGCTTACCGCCCGGGACATTTCCGCGGTGTGTTGACGGTCGTTTCCAAGTTGTTCCTGATTTCGGGCGCAAACGATGCCTTCTTTGGCGAAAAGGATTACCAGCAGGTGTTCTTGATCGAAAAGATGGTGAAGGACTTGAACTTTAACATCAAGATTCATCGCGTGAAGATTGTTCGTGAAGAAAGTGGCCTTGCTCGCTCTAGCCGTAACGAATATTTGACGGAAGAAGAACGTGCTCAGGCACTTGGCATTTACAATGGCTTGAAGGCGGCTAAGGCTGCTTACGAAGCGGGCGAACGCAGTGTTTCGAAAATTCGCGATACCGTCGTGAAGTCGATTGTGGCTGCTCGTGGCGTTGTGCAGTATGTTGAAGTCGCAAGCCAAAAGACTTTGCAGAAGTGCAATGGCGCTTTGGGCGAAGAAAAGGCTGTTATCTTGGCCGCTGCTTTCTTCGGCAAGACGCGCCTCATTGACAACATGGAGCTTAATTAG
- a CDS encoding deoxynucleoside kinase — MLADKNIHFMAIEGVIGVGKTSLARTISERWNAMFIEENFADNPFLPKFYENRAAYAFQTQLFFLLDRFKQLQNSALQSDLFHDLLVSDYTFDKDRIFASQNLTENELTMYDQVSNALNHDIRKPDYVVYLQASVPTLLKRIRGRGRSMEKTIDGNYLSDLQDRYDHHFWHYTDAPVLIINTDNIDFVHNESHLQMVLNAIASCPSQTTYFVPEGN, encoded by the coding sequence ATGCTTGCAGACAAAAATATTCATTTTATGGCTATTGAAGGCGTGATTGGCGTTGGAAAAACTTCACTTGCACGCACCATTTCTGAACGCTGGAACGCGATGTTTATCGAAGAGAATTTTGCGGATAATCCTTTCTTGCCCAAGTTCTACGAGAACCGCGCGGCATATGCCTTCCAGACACAGTTGTTCTTTTTGCTTGACCGTTTTAAACAGCTCCAGAATTCTGCATTGCAAAGCGACTTGTTCCACGATTTGCTCGTGAGCGATTACACGTTTGACAAGGACCGCATCTTTGCTTCGCAGAACCTCACCGAAAACGAACTTACAATGTATGACCAGGTGTCGAACGCCTTGAACCACGATATCCGCAAGCCGGATTACGTTGTTTATTTGCAAGCAAGCGTTCCGACGCTTTTAAAACGCATCAGGGGTCGTGGCCGCTCGATGGAAAAGACGATTGACGGTAACTACCTGAGCGATTTGCAGGACCGTTACGACCATCATTTTTGGCATTACACCGACGCTCCTGTATTGATTATCAATACTGATAACATTGATTTTGTCCATAACGAAAGCCATTTGCAAATGGTATTGAACGCAATTGCGTCCTGCCCAAGTCAAACGACTTATTTTGTTCCAGAAGGTAACTAA
- the folK gene encoding 2-amino-4-hydroxy-6-hydroxymethyldihydropteridine diphosphokinase, which produces MESLNRVYVALGSNLPDRSAHLKAGRDMLRRVSAGGWVESPIYETPPVGPAGQGPYFNQVVSFWYDGDPTKLLYYLKGSELILGRKDRGHWNSREVDLDLLFFGCEICTGRPTIPHPQVYNRQFVLVPLNDIAPDWVDPKTNKAVKDLLSELLQREDKIPFRVIEGEEP; this is translated from the coding sequence GTGGAATCTTTAAATAGAGTATATGTAGCACTCGGAAGCAATCTTCCAGACCGCTCGGCCCACTTGAAAGCCGGGAGGGACATGCTCCGCCGCGTGAGTGCGGGGGGATGGGTAGAAAGCCCGATTTACGAGACTCCACCTGTTGGACCGGCTGGCCAGGGACCTTATTTTAATCAGGTTGTGAGCTTTTGGTACGATGGTGACCCGACAAAATTGCTGTACTATTTAAAGGGATCCGAGCTTATTCTTGGACGCAAGGACCGCGGACATTGGAATTCTAGGGAAGTGGACCTGGATTTGTTGTTCTTTGGCTGTGAAATTTGCACTGGTCGCCCGACTATCCCGCATCCGCAGGTTTATAACCGCCAGTTTGTGCTTGTGCCGCTTAACGACATTGCTCCGGACTGGGTGGATCCAAAGACGAATAAGGCTGTAAAGGACTTGCTTTCGGAATTGCTTCAACGTGAAGACAAAATTCCGTTCCGCGTCATAGAAGGGGAGGAACCCTGA
- the rho gene encoding transcription termination factor Rho: MPRTPKNQNLEQNTQSSSLTDLVYPESTGIPVPDYLGTPDKLPENVEEAPQPKRRGRKPGSKTKVHKEVETNYQADVEQDFQEKKEPVDGIAAAEKRLAEQYGVSNIDAISEPIFASAPSYETSNDQPGEQAIYTNENAGEAAPQNAEVAQQGEGQADPNAPQQGDAQAQNGEGQDDRRFNNQNGKFNKFNKNNKFNKNNRNNRNFQQEEFVDDSATLPAPGSEAILKAKENWLKFRKLSMSELQELAVQKEVDFRRMRKQSLNYILQSLENEGNIIYTEGVLEVTPQGHGFLRMPDQNYQTSTDDVYVSQNLIRKFNLKIGDTIEGLVRTPREQDKYFSMRRIDRVNFEEPDKMRRRVAFEYLTPIHPEEKIHLEWNETEYSTRIMDLFSPIGKGQRSIILAPPRTGKTVLLQNVTRAIAKNHPEIILITLLIDERPEEVTEMRDIITEIKEKAADKGIEIKAEVVASTFDEPPEHHTRVANMVLEKAKRLVESQKDVVILLDSITRFARANNVVIPHSGKILSGGVDANAMQFPKKFFGAARKIQDKIRTVKNEDGSISEEVQKNGSLTIIGTALIETGSRMDEVIFEEFKGTGNMELVLDRRIAEKRIWPAIDVFKSGTRKEERLLTLLEQNAAWNFRRGSQNETETGIMENLLKLMSKLKTNAELLAVLSKPKV, encoded by the coding sequence GTGCCCAGAACACCTAAGAATCAAAATTTAGAACAAAACACCCAATCATCATCTTTGACGGACCTCGTTTATCCCGAAAGCACGGGAATCCCCGTACCCGACTACTTGGGAACTCCAGACAAACTTCCTGAGAATGTAGAAGAGGCACCTCAGCCGAAACGTCGTGGCAGGAAGCCGGGCTCCAAGACCAAAGTCCACAAGGAAGTCGAAACAAATTACCAGGCCGATGTAGAACAGGATTTCCAAGAAAAGAAAGAACCGGTCGATGGCATTGCAGCCGCCGAAAAGCGCCTTGCCGAACAGTACGGAGTTTCAAACATAGACGCTATTTCTGAACCGATTTTCGCTAGCGCTCCATCTTACGAAACTTCGAACGACCAACCGGGCGAACAAGCTATCTACACAAACGAAAACGCCGGCGAAGCCGCTCCGCAAAACGCAGAAGTTGCACAGCAAGGTGAAGGCCAAGCTGACCCGAACGCACCTCAGCAAGGCGATGCTCAGGCTCAAAACGGCGAAGGTCAGGACGACCGCCGTTTCAACAACCAGAACGGCAAATTCAACAAGTTCAATAAGAACAATAAGTTCAACAAGAACAATCGCAACAACCGCAATTTCCAACAAGAAGAATTTGTCGATGACTCTGCAACGCTCCCGGCACCGGGTTCCGAAGCCATTTTAAAGGCAAAGGAAAACTGGCTCAAATTCCGCAAGCTCTCCATGAGCGAATTGCAGGAACTCGCCGTGCAAAAGGAAGTGGACTTCCGCAGAATGCGTAAGCAGTCCCTCAACTACATTTTGCAGAGTCTCGAAAACGAAGGCAACATCATTTATACAGAAGGCGTCCTCGAAGTGACTCCGCAAGGCCACGGGTTCCTCCGCATGCCGGATCAGAACTACCAGACCAGCACCGACGATGTGTATGTTAGCCAAAACCTTATCCGTAAATTCAACCTCAAGATTGGCGATACGATTGAAGGCCTTGTGCGCACGCCTCGCGAACAAGATAAGTACTTCTCGATGCGCCGCATTGACCGCGTGAATTTTGAAGAACCGGACAAGATGCGCCGTCGCGTGGCATTCGAATATTTAACGCCGATTCACCCGGAAGAAAAGATCCACCTCGAATGGAACGAAACGGAATACAGCACCCGTATCATGGACTTGTTCTCGCCTATCGGTAAGGGACAGCGTAGTATCATTCTTGCACCTCCGCGTACCGGTAAGACCGTTCTCTTGCAGAACGTAACCCGCGCCATCGCAAAGAACCATCCTGAAATCATCCTCATCACGCTCCTCATCGACGAACGCCCGGAAGAAGTCACCGAAATGCGTGACATCATCACGGAAATCAAGGAAAAGGCAGCCGACAAGGGAATCGAAATCAAAGCAGAAGTCGTTGCCTCCACATTCGATGAACCGCCTGAGCACCATACCCGCGTGGCAAATATGGTTTTGGAAAAGGCAAAGCGCCTTGTGGAAAGCCAGAAAGACGTCGTGATTTTGCTCGACTCCATCACGCGTTTCGCTCGTGCAAACAACGTTGTAATTCCGCACTCCGGCAAGATTCTCTCCGGTGGTGTGGATGCCAACGCCATGCAGTTCCCGAAAAAATTCTTCGGTGCCGCCCGTAAAATTCAGGACAAGATTCGCACCGTCAAAAACGAAGACGGTTCCATCAGCGAAGAAGTCCAGAAGAACGGCTCCCTCACCATCATCGGTACCGCTTTGATTGAAACCGGTAGCCGCATGGACGAAGTGATTTTCGAAGAATTCAAGGGAACCGGTAACATGGAACTCGTGCTTGACCGCCGCATCGCAGAAAAGCGCATCTGGCCCGCCATTGACGTATTCAAGTCCGGCACCCGCAAAGAAGAACGCTTGCTTACGCTCCTCGAACAGAATGCCGCCTGGAACTTCCGTCGCGGTAGTCAGAACGAGACGGAAACGGGCATCATGGAGAACCTGCTTAAGCTCATGAGCAAGCTCAAGACGAATGCCGAACTCCTCGCCGTCCTGTCCAAGCCGAAAGTCTAA
- the proC gene encoding pyrroline-5-carboxylate reductase, with the protein MNSTIFFAGTGNMGGAILRGLLNAGTDAKNIFFFDPSDKAAEAVSALGCVRVKSFAEGIEKANVTFLCVKPQIFKLVAAEWKAAAATLKSEKTFISIMAGVVRKNLIEVLGEKNQVLRVMPNLPLTVGKGSVGLATDGVSEETLKIAEEIFGNIGVTCRVAESLIDAVTGLSGSAPAYVFEFIEGLTRGGVKAGLTRDVALKLALGTIEGSVELVKQSGKSPSDLCAMVCSPAGTTIAGIDALEEGAFRSTLIKAVVAGTNRSKELGK; encoded by the coding sequence ATGAACTCAACGATTTTCTTTGCCGGTACTGGCAACATGGGCGGGGCCATTCTCCGCGGTCTTTTGAACGCAGGCACCGACGCCAAAAACATTTTCTTCTTTGACCCAAGCGACAAGGCTGCCGAAGCCGTGAGCGCCCTCGGTTGCGTCCGCGTCAAGAGCTTTGCCGAAGGTATCGAAAAGGCTAACGTCACATTTCTTTGCGTAAAGCCGCAGATTTTCAAGCTCGTCGCCGCCGAATGGAAGGCTGCAGCAGCAACGCTCAAGAGCGAAAAGACATTCATCAGCATCATGGCTGGCGTTGTCCGCAAGAACCTCATCGAAGTTCTCGGCGAAAAGAACCAAGTGCTCCGCGTGATGCCGAACTTGCCGCTTACCGTTGGCAAGGGCTCTGTTGGCCTTGCTACAGACGGAGTCTCCGAAGAAACGCTCAAAATTGCAGAAGAAATTTTCGGTAACATCGGCGTGACCTGCCGCGTTGCAGAATCTCTTATCGACGCCGTCACCGGACTTTCCGGCAGCGCCCCCGCTTACGTCTTTGAATTCATCGAAGGCCTTACCCGCGGCGGCGTTAAAGCAGGCCTCACCCGCGATGTCGCCCTCAAGCTCGCCCTCGGCACCATCGAAGGCAGCGTTGAACTCGTGAAACAGTCCGGCAAGAGCCCAAGCGACCTCTGCGCCATGGTTTGCTCTCCGGCAGGCACGACCATCGCAGGTATCGACGCCCTCGAAGAAGGCGCATTCCGCAGCACGCTCATCAAGGCTGTCGTCGCCGGCACGAACCGCAGCAAGGAACTGGGAAAGTAA
- a CDS encoding sigma-54-dependent Fis family transcriptional regulator, translating into MPSIDFFTKETATSSFILDVLSSVDNKVDVHTPTNDDSPEIAEALRAPLAAIVIWDLDSFTAKNVELLSSLREHNPDSMILAYAEAPERHATVSSKLYDAILSTEALRLHLMSKISRLKEIYNAKRVFRERMSHLVGKSDAIKRLRKNVERAILHTGPVLIQGESGVGKDLIARAIACVYDKFVTVNCSAIPEALFESELFGHTRGAFTGAQNERIGLFEDANGGAIFLDEIGDMPLHAQVKLLRVIQNHEIRPIGANKTRHINVRIIAATNRDLKEEIFEKRFREDLYYRLNVIPMQLSPLRDRKEDIEDLANYFIRQYAPAGEPYTLSPDALKKLQEHNWPGNIRELENVIQRALCFTDPGVLNPEDLQIDEDSRKISGFSSADSATIKAYNANSYDDFRNMQLDEEREFLKSTIRNCDGSVSLAAERLHMNRTALYNRLARLGLSVKDVQS; encoded by the coding sequence ATGCCTTCCATCGATTTTTTCACAAAAGAGACTGCAACGTCCTCGTTCATCTTGGACGTTCTTTCTTCTGTGGATAATAAGGTCGATGTTCATACCCCAACCAATGACGATTCGCCTGAAATCGCAGAAGCGCTCCGAGCTCCGCTCGCGGCTATTGTCATTTGGGATTTAGATTCTTTTACCGCAAAAAACGTAGAATTGCTTTCAAGCCTCCGCGAGCACAATCCAGACTCCATGATTCTCGCCTACGCCGAAGCCCCCGAGCGCCACGCCACTGTTTCTAGCAAACTTTACGATGCGATCCTTTCAACTGAAGCGTTGCGCCTTCACTTGATGAGCAAAATTTCACGTCTCAAGGAAATCTACAACGCCAAACGAGTTTTTCGCGAAAGAATGTCGCACCTCGTCGGCAAAAGCGATGCCATAAAACGTTTGCGCAAGAACGTAGAACGCGCCATTTTGCATACAGGCCCAGTGCTCATTCAAGGAGAATCAGGAGTCGGCAAGGACTTGATTGCACGCGCTATTGCCTGCGTTTACGACAAATTCGTTACCGTCAACTGTAGCGCTATTCCCGAGGCACTTTTCGAAAGCGAACTTTTCGGGCACACACGCGGAGCCTTTACGGGAGCGCAAAACGAGCGCATCGGCTTATTCGAAGATGCCAACGGCGGAGCCATATTCCTCGATGAAATCGGCGACATGCCTCTGCACGCTCAAGTCAAGCTTTTGCGAGTCATCCAGAATCACGAAATCCGCCCCATTGGCGCCAACAAAACACGCCACATCAACGTACGCATCATCGCGGCCACCAACCGTGACCTCAAAGAAGAAATTTTCGAAAAGCGTTTCCGCGAAGATCTTTACTACCGCCTAAACGTCATTCCAATGCAGCTTTCACCGCTCCGCGACCGCAAAGAAGACATTGAGGATTTAGCAAATTACTTTATCCGTCAGTATGCTCCAGCAGGCGAACCTTACACACTCTCGCCCGATGCTTTGAAAAAACTCCAGGAGCATAACTGGCCCGGAAACATTCGCGAACTCGAAAACGTCATCCAGCGCGCGCTTTGCTTTACAGACCCCGGAGTTTTAAATCCCGAAGACCTGCAAATCGACGAAGATTCACGCAAAATTTCAGGATTTTCAAGCGCCGATAGCGCCACCATCAAAGCTTATAACGCCAATAGCTATGACGACTTCCGCAATATGCAACTCGACGAAGAACGCGAATTTTTAAAATCAACCATCCGCAATTGCGATGGATCTGTAAGCCTTGCCGCCGAACGCCTTCACATGAACCGCACCGCGCTATACAACCGCCTCGCCCGCCTTGGCTTAAGCGTTAAAGACGTTCAATCTTAA
- a CDS encoding TraB/GumN family protein, whose protein sequence is MSDENSSVWVLGSIHLADSTLYPLAPVIDSAFAHADELAVELNMNDEEVVKEVGEQSAAQGMLAEGTLRDLLPQDMWNTVDSLCTAWDVPIVMIEKTRPWLAAMTLSSYAFMQAGLNPEYGIDYVLLDRAAMDGKAIIGLETAEEQIGALADTTESDSAGVYYLKTTLHEIAEFESLVSNLMQAWKTGDDDMLRRLLDDGENDEMPLHESKFKDEFEQRIYVNRNAKMADSIATFLREDRKVFVVVGVAHLALEKDNVIETLRKRGFKIERL, encoded by the coding sequence GTGTCCGATGAAAATTCTTCGGTATGGGTGCTGGGGAGTATTCATTTGGCCGATTCGACTCTTTATCCGCTTGCACCTGTAATTGATTCTGCTTTTGCGCATGCGGATGAACTTGCTGTAGAACTCAACATGAACGATGAAGAAGTCGTGAAAGAAGTGGGGGAGCAATCGGCAGCGCAAGGAATGCTTGCTGAGGGAACGCTTCGCGATTTGTTGCCGCAGGACATGTGGAATACAGTAGATAGCCTTTGTACGGCTTGGGATGTTCCGATTGTAATGATTGAGAAAACTCGTCCGTGGCTTGCGGCAATGACGCTCAGTTCGTATGCGTTTATGCAGGCGGGTTTGAATCCAGAATATGGAATTGATTACGTGCTGCTAGATCGTGCGGCGATGGATGGCAAGGCGATTATCGGTTTGGAAACGGCTGAAGAACAAATTGGCGCTCTTGCGGATACAACGGAATCGGATTCGGCTGGAGTTTACTATTTAAAGACGACTTTGCATGAAATTGCAGAATTTGAATCTTTGGTTTCAAATCTGATGCAAGCTTGGAAAACGGGCGATGATGACATGTTGCGCCGCTTGCTGGATGATGGCGAAAATGATGAAATGCCTTTGCATGAAAGCAAATTTAAAGATGAGTTTGAACAACGTATTTACGTGAACCGCAACGCAAAAATGGCTGATTCAATAGCTACTTTTTTGCGTGAAGACAGGAAAGTTTTTGTTGTTGTGGGTGTAGCGCATTTGGCGCTTGAAAAAGACAATGTGATTGAAACGCTTCGCAAGCGCGGCTTTAAGATTGAACGTCTTTAA
- a CDS encoding TraB/GumN family protein, whose amino-acid sequence MKKIRALLGTCLTCCMAWLVACSESSVLPEPSVDWGDKHFLWKVSDENSSVWLLGSIHVADASFYPLPTVIDSAFNAASELAVEINMSDAYTSSEVQWLINRRGMLLEGTLWDLLPTTLWYSLDSLCSAWNLPVSTFESMRPWLVASSISTYAYMQAGLKSEYGFDNVFMRKASEGGKPIISLETAEEQVEALAGSSESDSAGICLLKSAIRELPKVKPSIRDLVKAWKTGDDELLNSMLSEENTQDYTPSEVLYMEEFKQRLLVNRNAKMADSVASFLRDDRNVFVVVGAAHLAFEEHNVIENLRNRGYVVERY is encoded by the coding sequence ATGAAAAAAATTCGTGCTTTGCTGGGGACTTGCTTGACATGCTGCATGGCATGGTTGGTGGCGTGTTCTGAATCGTCAGTATTACCGGAACCGTCAGTGGATTGGGGGGACAAACACTTTTTGTGGAAAGTGTCGGATGAAAATTCTTCGGTATGGTTGCTGGGGAGTATCCATGTGGCTGATGCTTCGTTTTACCCACTTCCAACGGTGATTGATTCTGCTTTTAATGCGGCGAGTGAACTTGCTGTTGAAATAAATATGAGTGATGCTTATACATCAAGCGAAGTACAGTGGCTGATCAATCGGCGTGGAATGCTTCTTGAGGGAACTTTATGGGATTTATTGCCAACAACATTGTGGTATTCTTTAGATAGTCTTTGCTCTGCATGGAATTTGCCTGTGAGTACGTTTGAATCGATGCGACCTTGGTTGGTAGCTTCGAGTATTAGCACTTATGCGTATATGCAGGCTGGGTTGAAATCTGAATATGGGTTTGATAATGTGTTCATGCGGAAGGCCTCAGAGGGTGGTAAACCTATCATCAGCTTGGAAACTGCAGAAGAGCAAGTTGAGGCGTTAGCGGGTTCGTCGGAATCCGATTCGGCTGGCATTTGCTTGTTGAAGTCTGCTATACGCGAACTTCCTAAAGTTAAACCTTCGATAAGAGATTTGGTTAAAGCTTGGAAAACGGGCGATGATGAACTGTTGAATAGTATGTTGTCAGAAGAAAACACGCAAGATTACACACCGAGCGAAGTGCTGTATATGGAAGAGTTTAAACAACGTCTTTTGGTAAATCGCAATGCGAAAATGGCAGATTCTGTTGCCAGTTTTTTGCGTGACGATAGAAACGTTTTTGTCGTAGTGGGTGCTGCCCATTTGGCTTTTGAAGAACACAACGTGATTGAAAATCTCAGAAATCGGGGCTATGTAGTTGAACGCTATTAA
- a CDS encoding ABC transporter ATP-binding protein yields MSELKKSSVLLECKNLLVGYGNALSTMNEPFDFALTPGTVVALMGENGCGKSSLLKTFAGLLSPVAGEVSLEGKPLVNWAPRERAQIISLVRMSSAVPPRMSVSEFVRLGRSPYSGIFDSRTEEDKRIVEESMALLDVANFANRPIAELSDGERSRVFLAEAVAQQVKVLLLDEPNAFLDIPRSHALFRLLKKIVTERNMGIIVSTHSVEYAERYCNRIMVVNGGAVRVAPADEARKNGLLDWTDLF; encoded by the coding sequence ATGAGTGAATTGAAAAAATCTTCTGTTTTGTTGGAATGCAAAAATTTGCTTGTGGGTTATGGCAATGCGCTCTCGACAATGAATGAGCCGTTTGATTTTGCGCTTACGCCTGGAACGGTTGTGGCCTTGATGGGCGAGAACGGGTGCGGCAAAAGTTCGCTGTTGAAAACATTTGCGGGCTTGCTTTCGCCGGTTGCGGGCGAGGTTTCGCTTGAAGGGAAACCGCTTGTAAATTGGGCTCCGCGTGAACGTGCGCAGATTATTTCGCTGGTGCGCATGTCGAGTGCTGTACCGCCTCGCATGAGTGTGAGTGAATTTGTTCGTTTAGGCCGATCCCCCTATTCTGGAATTTTTGACAGTCGCACGGAAGAAGACAAACGCATTGTCGAGGAATCGATGGCGCTTTTGGATGTTGCGAATTTTGCGAATCGCCCGATTGCAGAACTGAGCGATGGCGAACGAAGCCGCGTGTTTTTAGCGGAGGCTGTGGCGCAACAGGTGAAGGTCTTGTTGCTCGATGAACCGAATGCGTTCTTGGACATTCCGCGTAGCCACGCGCTATTCCGGTTGCTTAAGAAAATCGTAACGGAACGAAATATGGGCATCATTGTTTCGACTCATTCTGTGGAATATGCGGAACGCTATTGCAATAGAATTATGGTGGTGAATGGTGGTGCTGTGCGTGTGGCGCCTGCGGACGAAGCTCGTAAAAATGGATTGCTTGATTGGACAGATCTTTTTTAG
- a CDS encoding iron ABC transporter permease — MTLIVLIFLLCVATLCFGAVNIPFADVVQALFSPGADVSSNILWNLRIPKMIAAVLAGASLAVSGLSLQTVFRNPLAGPFVLGISSGASLGVALALLAGIGFGSVGVLGSAALGALLVTLVVMFAASRFAQTGVLLIVGLLTGYFIDSIVSVLIAGNSSESLRVYVAWGMGSFGRVTLGDVWIFVSTVIVGMALIGFSLRYLNAALLGDDFAHGLGLNVKRSKICVLLGASLLAGATTAFCGPVAFIGIAVPHLAYLLFKTTNHRVLLPGAAFCGIALALLGGLFPASVPLNAVLSLVGVPVIMWVLVRGSGARM, encoded by the coding sequence GTGACCCTGATTGTTTTGATTTTTTTGTTGTGTGTGGCGACGCTTTGCTTTGGCGCGGTGAACATCCCGTTTGCAGATGTGGTGCAGGCGCTGTTTAGCCCGGGTGCGGATGTTTCGTCGAATATCTTGTGGAACTTGAGAATCCCGAAGATGATTGCGGCGGTGCTTGCAGGCGCATCGCTTGCTGTGTCGGGCTTGTCGCTACAGACGGTGTTTCGGAATCCGCTTGCGGGGCCGTTTGTGCTTGGCATTAGCAGTGGCGCAAGTCTCGGTGTGGCGCTTGCGCTTTTGGCGGGTATTGGCTTTGGAAGTGTCGGCGTGCTGGGCTCGGCAGCGCTTGGGGCTTTGCTCGTGACGCTTGTCGTGATGTTTGCGGCGAGCCGTTTTGCACAGACGGGTGTGCTTTTGATTGTCGGGCTTTTGACGGGATACTTTATCGATTCGATTGTGAGCGTATTGATTGCTGGGAACTCTTCGGAATCGCTGCGTGTTTATGTGGCGTGGGGCATGGGTAGCTTTGGCCGTGTGACGCTTGGAGACGTTTGGATTTTTGTGTCTACTGTTATTGTGGGCATGGCGCTGATTGGTTTTTCGCTCCGTTATTTGAATGCTGCTTTGCTGGGAGACGATTTTGCGCATGGACTTGGGCTCAACGTGAAGCGTTCCAAAATTTGCGTGTTGCTTGGGGCAAGTCTTTTGGCGGGGGCAACGACGGCGTTTTGCGGGCCTGTTGCTTTTATTGGAATTGCGGTTCCGCATTTGGCGTATTTGCTTTTCAAGACGACGAATCATCGCGTGCTCTTGCCGGGGGCTGCGTTTTGCGGGATTGCGCTTGCGCTTTTGGGCGGGCTTTTCCCTGCTTCGGTGCCGCTGAATGCAGTGCTCTCGCTTGTGGGCGTTCCCGTGATTATGTGGGTGCTTGTGCGCGGTTCTGGTGCGCGGATGTAG